A genomic stretch from Bradyrhizobium sp. 195 includes:
- the rfaE1 gene encoding D-glycero-beta-D-manno-heptose-7-phosphate kinase, whose protein sequence is MPTPILDFDALAQAISGRTVLCIGDIMLDEFVYGEVSRISPEAPTPVIAAQRSEIHIGGAGNVARNVASLGARCIFVGLVGEDDAGARLQAALDELAGIENVLVRDPSRPTTRKVRFVSEHFSTHMLRADWEQALPASDEIETRLIEAILPQIARADIVLLSDYAKGVLTARVIRHTIDAARKLGKPVIVDPKSLNWAIYRGATLLTPNRKEFSEATRSRADTLQSIVDASEDVMRLADCKAILVTQGEHGMTLVPRGGEAVHVPAFPVKVRDVSGAGDTVAAALAVSLATGADWDTALRMANAAAAVAVGQQGTASVSAAELRRKILPHASLAAEEKIVLEPDTLDAQLAEWKRQGQRVGFTNGCFDILHPGHVKVLTAARAACDRLIVGLNSDASVRRLKGAERPVQDERARAEVLAALEAVDLVVIFDEDTPIDLIRRIKPGVLVKGGDYTREQVVGHEVVEEAGGMVVLVDILQGFSTTALVHRARGGDK, encoded by the coding sequence ATGCCGACGCCTATTCTCGATTTCGACGCCCTCGCGCAGGCCATCTCGGGCCGCACGGTGCTCTGCATCGGCGACATCATGCTGGACGAGTTCGTCTATGGCGAGGTGTCGCGGATCTCGCCGGAAGCGCCGACGCCTGTCATCGCTGCACAGCGCAGCGAGATCCATATCGGCGGCGCCGGCAATGTCGCGCGCAATGTCGCGTCTCTCGGCGCGCGCTGCATCTTCGTCGGCCTCGTCGGCGAGGACGATGCCGGTGCACGGCTCCAGGCGGCGCTGGATGAGCTCGCCGGCATCGAGAACGTGCTGGTGCGCGACCCGTCGCGGCCGACCACGCGAAAAGTCCGCTTTGTCTCCGAACATTTCTCCACGCACATGCTGCGTGCGGATTGGGAGCAGGCGCTGCCTGCCTCCGATGAGATCGAGACCAGGCTGATCGAGGCGATCCTGCCGCAGATCGCGCGCGCCGATATCGTGCTGCTTTCGGACTACGCCAAGGGCGTGCTGACGGCGCGGGTCATCCGCCACACCATCGATGCCGCGCGAAAACTCGGCAAGCCCGTGATCGTCGATCCCAAGAGCCTGAACTGGGCGATCTATCGCGGCGCCACGCTGCTCACGCCCAACCGCAAGGAGTTTTCGGAAGCGACGCGCAGCCGCGCCGACACGCTGCAGAGCATTGTCGATGCCAGCGAGGATGTGATGCGGCTCGCCGATTGCAAGGCGATCCTGGTCACCCAAGGCGAGCACGGCATGACGCTGGTGCCGCGGGGCGGCGAGGCCGTTCACGTTCCGGCTTTTCCGGTGAAAGTGCGCGATGTCTCCGGCGCCGGTGACACCGTCGCCGCCGCGCTCGCGGTGTCGCTTGCGACCGGCGCGGACTGGGATACGGCGCTGCGCATGGCCAACGCGGCGGCCGCCGTCGCCGTCGGCCAGCAAGGCACCGCCAGCGTGAGCGCGGCCGAGTTGCGCCGCAAGATCCTTCCGCATGCCAGTCTCGCGGCCGAGGAGAAGATCGTGCTCGAGCCTGATACGCTCGACGCGCAGCTCGCCGAATGGAAGCGGCAGGGCCAGCGCGTCGGCTTCACCAATGGCTGTTTCGACATCCTGCATCCCGGCCACGTCAAGGTGCTGACCGCGGCGCGCGCCGCCTGCGACCGCCTGATCGTAGGGCTCAACAGCGACGCCTCGGTGCGGCGGCTCAAGGGCGCCGAGCGGCCGGTCCAGGACGAGCGCGCGCGTGCCGAGGTCCTCGCCGCGCTCGAGGCCGTCGATCTCGTCGTCATCTTCGATGAGGACACGCCGATCGACCTGATCAGGCGGATCAAGCCCGGCGTGCTGGTGAAGGGCGGCGACTACACCCGCGAGCAGGTGGTCGGCCATGAGGTCGTCGAGGAAGCCGGCGGAATGGTCGTGCTGGTCGACATCCTCCAGGGCTTCAGCACGACGGCGCTGGTGCATCGCGCCCGGGGAGGCGACAAGTGA
- a CDS encoding SDR family NAD(P)-dependent oxidoreductase codes for MTRLSHLTLRNFLIALHDLLATAAALFAAFYLRFEGGDGFFDRLPLLFQILPYFLAFSVVVFFIFNLTTTKWRFISLPDALNIIRVATVLTVALLVLDYIFVAPNVRGAFFLGKVTIVLYWFLEISFLSALRMAYRYFRYTRVRRHARGEEAAPTLLIGRAADAEVLLRGIESGAIKRIWPVGVLSPSTSDRGQFIRNVPVLGGIDDVEDIIADFAKRNKPIARLVMTPSAFEPEAHPESILMRARKLGVIVNRMPSLESGDTPRLTAVAVEDLLLRPSETIDYARLEALINGKAVIVTGGGGSIGSEICERVVAFGAARLLIVENSEPALYAITEALAARGAVAEIEGRIADIRDRERIMRLMAGFKPDIVFHAAALKHVPILERDWSEGVKTNIFGSMNVADAAVAAGAEAMVMISTDKAIEPVSMLGLTKRFAEMYCQALDHDLAAAAHGAKPPMRLISVRFGNVLASNGSVVPKFKAQIEAGGPVTVTHPDMVRYFMTIREACDLVITAATHALGTQRPDVSVYVLNMGQPVKIVDLAERMIRLSGLQPGYDIEIVFTGMRPGERLHEILFASEEPTREIGVAGIMAAQPNEPPMQTLRKWTAALEQAIARDDRATIRTILKDAVPEFGSTAA; via the coding sequence ATGACGCGTCTTTCGCATCTCACCTTGCGCAATTTCCTGATCGCGCTCCACGACCTGCTGGCGACCGCGGCAGCGCTTTTTGCCGCCTTTTATCTGCGATTCGAGGGTGGTGACGGCTTCTTCGACCGCTTGCCGTTGCTGTTCCAGATCCTGCCCTACTTCCTCGCCTTCAGCGTCGTCGTGTTCTTTATCTTCAACCTGACCACGACGAAATGGCGCTTCATCTCGCTGCCTGACGCGCTGAACATCATCCGCGTCGCGACCGTGCTGACGGTCGCGCTGCTCGTGCTCGACTACATCTTCGTCGCCCCCAACGTCCGTGGCGCCTTCTTCCTCGGCAAGGTGACGATCGTCCTCTACTGGTTCCTCGAGATCTCCTTCCTCAGCGCGCTGCGCATGGCCTACCGCTACTTCCGCTATACGCGGGTGCGGCGTCACGCCAGAGGCGAGGAGGCCGCGCCGACGCTGCTGATCGGCCGCGCCGCGGATGCCGAGGTGCTCCTGCGCGGCATCGAGAGCGGGGCGATCAAGCGCATCTGGCCGGTCGGTGTGCTGTCGCCCTCGACCTCCGACCGCGGCCAGTTCATCCGCAACGTGCCGGTGCTGGGCGGCATCGACGACGTCGAGGACATCATCGCCGACTTCGCCAAGCGCAACAAACCGATCGCGCGCCTCGTCATGACGCCGTCGGCATTCGAGCCGGAGGCGCATCCGGAATCGATCCTGATGCGGGCGCGCAAGTTAGGGGTGATCGTCAACCGGATGCCCTCGCTCGAGAGTGGCGATACGCCGCGGCTCACCGCCGTTGCGGTCGAGGACCTCCTGCTGCGGCCGAGCGAGACGATCGATTATGCCCGCCTGGAAGCCCTGATCAACGGCAAGGCGGTGATCGTCACCGGCGGCGGCGGCTCGATCGGTTCCGAAATCTGCGAGCGCGTCGTTGCCTTTGGCGCGGCGCGGCTCCTGATCGTGGAAAACTCGGAGCCGGCGCTCTACGCCATCACGGAAGCGCTCGCCGCGCGAGGCGCGGTCGCCGAGATCGAAGGACGGATCGCCGACATTCGCGACCGCGAGCGCATCATGCGCCTGATGGCCGGGTTCAAGCCGGACATCGTGTTCCACGCCGCGGCGCTCAAGCACGTGCCGATCCTCGAGCGCGACTGGAGCGAGGGCGTCAAGACCAACATCTTCGGCTCCATGAACGTTGCGGATGCCGCCGTTGCCGCCGGCGCCGAAGCCATGGTGATGATTTCGACCGACAAGGCGATCGAGCCGGTGTCGATGCTCGGCCTGACCAAGCGTTTTGCCGAGATGTACTGCCAGGCGCTGGATCACGACCTCGCAGCCGCGGCGCACGGCGCCAAGCCGCCGATGCGGCTGATCTCGGTCCGGTTCGGCAACGTGCTGGCCTCGAACGGCTCGGTGGTGCCGAAATTCAAGGCGCAGATCGAGGCCGGCGGCCCGGTGACGGTGACGCATCCCGACATGGTCCGCTACTTCATGACCATCCGCGAGGCCTGCGATCTCGTCATCACCGCGGCCACGCATGCGCTCGGAACGCAGCGTCCCGACGTCTCGGTCTACGTGCTCAACATGGGCCAGCCGGTGAAGATCGTCGATCTCGCCGAGCGCATGATCCGCCTCTCCGGATTGCAGCCCGGCTACGACATCGAGATCGTGTTCACGGGCATGCGGCCGGGCGAACGTCTCCACGAGATCCTGTTCGCTTCCGAGGAGCCGACCCGCGAGATCGGAGTTGCCGGCATCATGGCCGCGCAGCCGAACGAGCCGCCGATGCAGACGCTGCGCAAGTGGACCGCGGCGCTCGAGCAGGCGATCGCGCGCGACGATCGCGCCACCATCAGGACTATCCTCAAGGATGCGGTGCCCGAATTCGGGTCGACCGCGGCCTGA
- a CDS encoding O-antigen ligase family protein translates to MTALARETTGEMLLRRLRSPAAWRETVDIFAVLTAASLPWSTSLTGIFNALMLLCMVPFLDVRAFLQSLKRPICIAPIALVLLALVGTLWSDATWGARFYAVNPTMKLLVLPVLLYHFERSQRGHWIFIAFLVSCALMSVMSWLVAFYPNLALKTDPPERGIFVKNYINQSQEFALCAVALAYPIVTLLRAKRYWFAGLLTALALSFFVNMTFVVVSRTALVTVPIMFGVFALLHLKWRSIALISAALLVGAALAWQASPQLRHTAERFSDDYTRYVERGEPTSLGLRLEFWRKSLGFFAEAPIIGHGTGSTRGLFERVATPSGLYQASAEVIGNPHNQTLNVAVQWGVIGIAVLYAIWILHLQLFRGDGLVNWIGLLVVVQNVFTSLFNSHLFDFHEGWMYVIGVGVAGGMVIRAQQREAKMGEAGS, encoded by the coding sequence GTGACCGCGCTCGCACGCGAGACGACCGGCGAAATGTTGCTTCGCCGCCTGCGCAGCCCGGCCGCCTGGCGCGAGACCGTCGATATATTCGCGGTCCTGACCGCGGCCTCGCTGCCCTGGTCGACCTCGCTCACGGGGATCTTCAATGCGCTGATGCTGCTCTGCATGGTGCCGTTCCTCGACGTCCGCGCGTTCCTGCAATCGCTGAAGCGTCCGATTTGCATTGCGCCGATCGCGCTGGTCCTGCTCGCGCTGGTGGGGACACTCTGGTCGGACGCGACCTGGGGCGCGCGCTTCTACGCGGTCAATCCCACCATGAAGCTGCTCGTGCTGCCGGTCCTGCTCTATCATTTCGAGCGATCGCAGCGCGGCCACTGGATATTCATCGCCTTCCTGGTGTCCTGCGCCTTGATGTCGGTGATGTCCTGGCTGGTCGCCTTCTACCCGAACCTCGCCCTCAAGACCGATCCGCCCGAACGCGGCATCTTCGTCAAGAACTACATCAACCAGAGCCAGGAATTCGCGCTTTGCGCCGTTGCGCTCGCCTATCCGATCGTGACGCTGCTGCGCGCGAAGCGATATTGGTTCGCCGGGCTGCTCACGGCGCTGGCGCTGAGCTTCTTCGTCAATATGACCTTCGTGGTGGTGTCACGCACCGCGCTCGTCACCGTTCCGATCATGTTCGGTGTGTTCGCGCTGCTTCACCTCAAATGGCGCAGCATTGCGCTCATCTCTGCCGCTTTGCTCGTCGGCGCCGCTCTCGCCTGGCAGGCCTCGCCGCAATTGCGCCATACCGCCGAGAGGTTTTCCGACGACTACACGCGCTATGTCGAGAGGGGCGAGCCGACCTCGCTCGGCCTGCGGCTCGAGTTCTGGCGGAAGTCGCTCGGCTTCTTCGCAGAGGCGCCGATCATAGGGCACGGCACCGGCTCGACGCGCGGATTGTTCGAACGCGTCGCGACGCCCAGCGGTCTGTACCAGGCCTCTGCCGAGGTGATCGGCAACCCGCATAACCAGACCCTCAACGTTGCCGTGCAGTGGGGCGTGATCGGCATCGCGGTTCTCTACGCGATCTGGATCCTGCATCTGCAGCTGTTCCGCGGCGACGGGCTTGTCAACTGGATCGGGCTTCTGGTGGTCGTGCAGAACGTCTTCACCTCGCTGTTCAACTCCCATCTGTTCGACTTCCACGAGGGCTGGATGTACGTCATCGGCGTCGGCGTCGCCGGCGGCATGGTGATCCGGGCACAACAGCGCGAGGCTAAGATGGGGGAAGCCGGTTCCTGA